A stretch of DNA from Pseudonocardia hierapolitana:
TACCTCGTCGGCAACATCGGGCTGACCATGGTGGTGAATGTCCCGATGAACAACCGACTCGACGCCGCCAACCCCCTCACCGACCAGGGCGCCGCGATCTGGGCCGACTTCCTCCGGCGCTGGACGGCGTGGAACCACGTCCGCGCGCTCGCCTGCACCGCGGCGACAGCCGCGCTGACGGTCGGCCTCTGGTCGTAGCGCCCCTGCCCGCGTGCCGTACGCCGCACACGGCGTGCCCGAACGTCGGACTCGCCCGCGAGTCCGAGCCCCAGCCCCGCGAGTCCGACATCTCGCCCCCCGCGAGTCCGACATCTCGCCCCGGTGAGTCCGACGTTCGCACCCGGCGAGTCCGACGTCTCACCCCGGCGAGTCCGACATTCGGACCCGGCGAGTCGGACATTCGGTCCCGGCGAGTCCGACATCTCGGCACGGCGAGTCGGGCGGCTCGACACCCGTCAGCCCGAAACCGGCGTGCGCGGCGGACCTCGAGTGATCTAGCTTCATCCCCGTGTTCATGAACTTCCGACGTCACTGACCCGCCGGCGGCCTCCGGGCTTCCCCGCCGCCGGTGATGCGGGACGGTGTCGCGCCGTCCCGGGTCGTGACGTGGGGATGGTGGATCCATGCTGCGCGCAGCTCTGCGCGTCGGCTCCGCTGCTGCGCGTCCCGGTCGTGCCGCCGTCCGATGACGGCGGCGCGCCTGGTGGCGCGGTGCGTGCGGGGTATCGAGGAAGTGCTGGCCGACGAGGTCCGCGGGTTCGGCACGGTGCAGGCGGTGGGACACCGCGAGGTGCGCTTCACCGCTCGCCCCGGCCCGGCGGTGCTGGGCATCGCGACGGCCGACGACGTGTTCGTGATCGCGGGCGAAACGGGCGGGATCGGCCGGGCGCGGGCCGATCTGCACCGTCTGACGAGTGCGGTGGCCACCGCTGACCTGGACCGCGTCCTGCGGGTTCGGGACCGCTGCGGTGGCCTGCCCGGTGGGGGGACGCTCGACGTGTCGGCGTCCGTGCTGGGCAGACGCGCCTTCAACCGCTACGACCTGGAGGACGCCGCGGGCGAGGTGCTCGCCCGCAGGCTCGGGCTGCCCTACCGCTCGCGGCGATCGGGCGCCCGGCCGCCGGCGCAGGGCCTGAGCTGGCGGGTCACCGTGGTCGACGACCGCGCGACGGTGGCGCTGCGCATCCCGGCCCGGCCCCTTCACCGCAGGCCGTACAAGGCCGCGTCGGTGCCGGGCACGCTGCACCCGCCGCTGGCCGCGGCGATGCTGCGGGTAGCGGAGGTCGGCGCGGGGGACGTGCTGCTCGACCCGTGCTGCGGCGCGGGCACCCTCCCCATCGAGGCGGCCGGCATCGGCGCTCGGGCGTTCGGTTCGGATGCCGACCCGGCCGCGGTGGCCGCGTCCGTCGCGAACGGCCGTGGTGCCGCCGTGGCCTGGTCGGTGGCCGACGCAGGCGCGCTGCCGCTACGGGACGGCACCGTCGACCGGGTCGTGGTGAACCCGCCATGGGCCAGGCAGGTCGGACCGCGCGGCCGCCTCGCCGTCGACCCGGCCCGGCTCTGGCGCGAGGTGACCCGGGTGCTGGCACCGGGCGGCCGGATCGTGACGCTGCTGCCGGACCCGCGCCCGCCCGCCGGGCTGGTGGCCGAGCGCACGATCCCGGTGAGCCTCTTCGGCGCCCACCCGGTGGTCACGGTGCTGCGGCCCGGGTAGCGCGGGACGGTCGATACTGGGCCGGTGGCGGGGCGGCGGGGGAGCGGGCGGGACGGGATCCGTGCTCAGGTCGCCTCCGGCACCGCGGAGCTGCGGCCGGACCCCGACCGTCGGCGCGGCTGGACGCTGCTGCTCGACGGGACGCCGCAGTCGCACGTCGACCTGGACGATCCGACGCACCTGGAGTTCGACTACGTCCGCAGGCTCGGCCACCTCGTCGACCTCGCCGCCCGGCCCCGCAGCCCGCTGCGCGTGCTGCACCTCGGCGGCGGGGCGTTCACCCTGGCCCGCTACGTCGCGGCCACCCGGCCGCGGTCCGCCCAGCAGGTCGTCGAACTGGACGGGGCGCTGGTGGAGCTCGTGCGCCGGGAGCTGCCCCTCGACCGCTCCTGGCGCGTCCGGACGCGCACGGGCGACGCCCGGGACGTGGTCGGCCGGCTCCGCGACGGCGCGTTCGACCTCGTCGTCCTCGACGTGTTCGCCGGGGCCCGCACGCCTGCGCACCTCGCCTCGGCCGAGTTCCTGCAGGCCGTCGTGGAGGTGATGGCCCCGGCCGCGACGTACGCGGCGAACCTCACCGACGGCGGCGCGCTGGCATTCGCACGTGGCCAGGTGGCCACCCTGCAGTCGGTGTTCCCGCACACCTGCCTGGTGGCCGACCCGGCGGTGCTGCGCGGTCGGCGGTTCGGGAACCTGATCCTCGTCGGGGGCCGGATCCCGCTGCCGGTCGACCTCCTGACGGCGCGGGCCGCGGGCGACCGATCCCCGGCCCGCCTGCTGCACGGACCCGAGCTCGACCGGTTCCGCGCCGGGGCCCGTCCCGTGCACGACGCCACCGCGGCCGCCTCACCCCTGCCGCCGGACGGGACGTTCGCGCCGGGGTGAGCACGAGGAAGTGCTGATACCGATGCGGATTCCGGGTGCCGCGTCGATCCCTACCGTCCCTCCTACCGGCGAACGGAGGGTGCAGATGAGCAGGCGAGTGGTCACCTGGGTCAGCATCAGCATGGACGGGTTCACCAGCGGGCCCGGAGGCCCGGCACAGGACACCTGGCTGTACGAGCACGCGATGCAGGACCAGACGGGCGAGTACTTCGAGGGCGTGTGGCGCGGGGCCAGCATCGCGCTGCTCGGCCGCACGAACTACGAGGGCTTCCACAGCGTGTGGCCGGGGATCACCAGCGACCCGGCCACCGACCCGCGCACCCGCGACCTGGGCCGGTGGCTGGACTCGGTCGAGAAGGTCGTGGTCTCCCGCACGCTGCAGGACGCGCCGTGGGAGAACTCCCGGATCGCCCGGGACCTCGAGGCCGAGGTGAAGCGCCTCAAGGACGAACCCGGCCGGGACATCCTCGTGATCAACAGCGCGAGCGTCATCCAGGCGTTGCTGCGCGCCGACCTCGTCGACGACGTGCGCTTCGCGGTGGTGCCGGTGATCGTGGGCGGTGGCCTGCGGTTGTTCCCCGAGGGGCTGCCGGCGTCACGCTGGACGCTCGCCGGCGCCGCCACGCTCGCGCACGGCGCCGTCGGCCTGCACTACCGGCGGGCCTAGACCGCAGCCTCCTTGCGGCCCCCGACGAGGAAGGTGAGCGGGAGGGCGACCGTCGAGATGATCGCGGCGACCATGAACGCGGCCCGTGCGCCGGACACGTCCGTTCCCATCGTCTCCCCCGCGGACGCCACCGCCATCACCGTGATGAACAGCGCCGTGCCGGCCGCGCCCGCCACCTGCTGCAGGGTCGCCATGATCGCGCTGCCGTGCGAGTCGAGGTGCCCGGGCAGCCGGCCCAGCGCGTCGGTCATGAGCGGGGTGAGCATCAGCGAGATCCCGAGCACCAGCACGACGTGGAACGCGATGATCGTCCACAGCGGCGAGCCGTCCCGGAGCGTGGTGAAGGCCCAGAGGGCGCAGGTGAGCACCACCGCCCCCGGGATGACGAGCCTGCGCGGGCCGAGCCGGTCGTACAGGCGGCCGACCACCGGACCCAGCAGGCCCATCGCGAGCCCGCCGGGCAGCACGGCGAGCCCGGTGACGAACGCGCTGACGTGCAGCACGTCCTGCAGGTAGAGCGGCAGCAGGATCAGCACGCCGAAGAGCGCCATCATGCTGAGCACCACGAGCACCATCGCGAGGACGAACGGCCGGTGCCCGAAGGGCCGCAGGTCCAGCAGCGCGTTGCCGTCGCCCTGCAGCCGCAGCTGACGGGCCACGAACACCGCGAGCGCCACCAGCCCGACCACGGTCGGGATCCACGGTGTGACCAGCACGTGCCCGCGGGCGGACTCGCCCACGCCGGTCAGCCCGAACACGAGGCCGCCGAACCCGATGGCCGAGAGCGCGACCGAGCTGAGGTCGAGGGGAACCGGGCGCACCTCGGCCGCCACGTGGAGCCATCGGGCGCCCGCCGCGAGCGCGACCAGGGCGATCGGCAGCACGACCCAGAACATGAACCGCCAGCCGAGCGTGCTGAGGATGACGCCGGAGAGCGTCGGCCCCACCGCGGGCGCGACCGCGATGACGATCGTGATCGTGCCCATCGTGGCGCCCCTGCGCTCGGCGGGGACGAGGCGCAGCACGGTGGTCATGAGCAGCGGGACCATCACCGCGGTGCCGGCGGCCTGCACGATCCGACCGGCGAGCAGCACCGGGAAGCCCGGGGCGAGCGCGCTGACGACGGTGCCCGTGCTGAACAGCAGCATCGAGGTGAGGTAGACCCGCCGGGGAGGGAACCGCTGCAGCAGGAACCCGGTGATCGGGATGACCACGGCCATCGTCAGCAGGAAGCCGCTGGTCAGCCACTGTGCGGTGCTGACGGTGATGTCGAGGTCCGCGATGAGCGCCGGCAGCGCGACGCTCATGATCGTCTCATTGAGGATCATGACGAACGCGGAGCCGACCAGCAGCCAGATCACCAGCGAAGCTCCCGCCGCCGGGGTGGTCTGCGGTTCGGTCGACTCGGCGTCGGGGTGGCCGGTGCCGGGGCCGGTCATCGAGGAGCTCCTGTCGTTCGGGCCCTCGACGGTACCGATCACGTCTCGACGGGGGCCACGCAGTTCGCCCTCCGGGGACGCGGCCTACCGCCGGAGGACCTCGGTGAGCGCCGAGATGCTGTGGTCGGCGTGCCCGGCGTCGGCGGCGCGGCGCACCAGCTCGTACAGCGGGGCGGCCCACGACACGTCGACGCCCGTCTCCCGGCCGAACTCCAGATCCCATTCCTCGCCGGCGAGGAAGAGGCCGACGGACGACTGGGCGTCGGTGTAGTCGCCGGTGTCGATCTCGCGAGCGAACGTGGGCAGGAGCGAGCCGATCATCTCCAGCCACTTGACGGTGAACGGCACGAGCGTGCTCGCCGCGAGCCCGCGGGTCCGCACGGCGGCCGCGCCCTGGAAGAACCCGACGAGTGCCGGCAGCAGCGTGGCGCCGACGGCCATCTCGTACAGGGCGGCCAGGTCGGCATCGTCGCCGAGGTGGAGGGTGTCGCCGCCCAGCACGCGCAGCGTGGACTCGTGCTCGGCGAAGGCGGCACGGTCGCCGCCGTAGTACAGGAGCGTGTCAGGCGCCCCCACGGCGGACGGCACGTTCTTGATCGCGCCGCCCAGGAACCGGGCGCCGTGGCCGGTTGCCCATTCCGCGGTCTCGCGCGCCTGTGCGGGCGCCCCGCTGTTGAGCGTCACGAGCGTGCTTCCGGCCAGTGCGCCTGCGGCGGGCTCGAGCGCACCGCGCGTCTCGTCGAAGCCGGTGAGGCAGGTGATCACGAGTGGGCTCGCGGCGACGGCCACGTGCACGGTCGGCGCGAGGACGGCGCCCCGCGCCACGAGTGGGCCTGCCTTCTCCGGCGTGCGGTTCCACACCGTGGTGCGGTGTCCTGCCTGCAGGAACGCCCCGGCGAGCGCCTTGCCCATCGAGCCCAGCCCGATGACGGTCACGTTCTCGGTCACGAATCCATGCTGGGCCGCCACTTACATTTGATCAAGTACCTACAATTCTGTTGGGTACTGACATTCTTGTTCGTGTGAGGTGGCCGGTGGGGAAGTACACATGCGGTCTCGACGCCGCCATCGCCGTCATGGGTGGCAAGTGGAAGGGCCTGATCCTGTTCGCATTGCAGGACGGGCCGGTGCGCTTCGGGGAGCTGCGCCGTGCCGTGCCCGGCATCAGCGAACGGATGCTGATCCTGCAGCTGCGCGAGATGGAGGCGAGCGGCCTCGTGCACCGCGAGGTGTACCACCAGGTGCCGCCGAAGGTGGAGTACTCGCTCACCGACTTCGGGCACTCGCTCAACACGGCGATGGCGCCACTCGGTGAGTGGGGTGAGGAGCACATGGAGCGGATCGAGGCGCTCCCCTGACGCGGGTCAGATCACGGACGGCGCCCGCTCGGCCTGCCACAGCAGCCGGACGCTGCGCCCGAACGACCAGACCAGAAGCGCGAGCGCGACGGCCACGAGCCCGACGGTGACGGGGTCGGGGAGCAGCTGGGAGGCCGCGACCACGAGCACCACGCCCTGCACGGCCGCCACCGTCTTCGCGACGTAGCTCGGCGGCACCGGCCCGCGCAGCCACGGCAGCAGCCGGCCCGCGCCGACGAACGCGTACCGCATCCCGCCGATCGCGAGCGCCCACGGACCGACGATCCCGGCGACGTGCACGCTCAGCACGAGGACGAGGAACGCGTCGACCTCCATGTCGAACCGGGCGCCGACCGGGGAAACCGTCCCGGTGCGCCGAGCCACCTTCCCGTCGACGGCGTCGAGCGCGAGGGCCACCGAGGCGAGCGCCACCAGCGCAGCCCGCGCCGTCCAACCGGTGAGGAGGCTCTCGGCCACGATCGCGGTGACTCCGCCGACGAGCAGCGCCCTCGCGAGCGTGACGATGTCGGCGGGCCCGAGCACGGACCGCCCGGCACGGTGCATCGCGGCGGACAGCAGCCCCAGCAGGCCCGCCGCGTACACCACTCCGACCAGCACACCGAGCGGTCCGAGCCCGAACGCGGCGGCGAGCCCGGCCAGGATGAGCAGCTGCGCGCTGGCAGCTGCCGCCTGCTCCGGGCCCCCCTTCACTACTGTGCAGGTGCTGGTGACCACTCCGCGTTCCACCTCCGCATCACGTCCGCACGCGCCGGTCGGTTCACCTCGGGAAGGGATGAGATGGGTCACACAGCCCGAGCGTTCTGGCTACGTGCCCCCGGCGAGGGCGAGATCCGGGCCGTCGAGCTGCCCGAACCCGGCCCCGCCGACGTCGTCGTCCGCACGTTGTACTCCGGGGTGAGCCGCGGCACCGAGACCCTCGTCTTCCGCGGCGGCGTGCCGCAGAGCCAGCACATCGCCATGCGCGCTCCGTTCCAGGAGGGCGAGTTCCCCGCTCCGGTGAAGTACGGGTACCTCGCGGTCGGCCTGGTCGAACACGGGCCACCCGATCTCGTCGGGAAGTCCGTCTTCTGCCTCTACCCGCACCAGACGCGCTTCGTCGTCCCGGCATCCGCCGTGACGCCGGTTCCCGAGGGTGTTCCGCCCGCCCGCGCCGTGCTGGCCGGCACCGTCGAGACCGCGGTGAACGCGCTGTGGGACGCCGCGCCGCTGGTCGGCGACCGGATCGCGGTGATCGGCGGGGGGATGGTGGGGTGCAGCGTCGCCGCCCTGCTCGCCGGGCTCCCCGGCGCCCGGGTCGAGCTGGTGGACGCCGATCCGGCCCGCGCCGCGGTCGCCGCCGAGCTCGGCGTCGGGTTCGCGACGCCGGAGGCCGCCGCGGGTGACTGCGACGTCGTCGTGCACGCCAGCGCCACCGAGGCGGGCCTCGCCCGGTCGCTGGAGCTCCTTGCCGCAGAGGGGGAGCTCGTGGAGGTGTCCTGGTACGGGGACCAGCGGGTCGGCGTGCCGCTCGGCGAGGCGTTCCACTCGAAGCGGCTCACGATCCGCAGCAGCCAGGTCGGCACGGTGTCGCCCCGCAGGGCCCGCCGCGGCTACGCCGGGCGCATGGCGGTGGCGATGCGACTGCTCGCCGACCCGCGCTTCGACGCGCTGGTCACGGCCGAGCACCCGTTCGACGAGCTGCCCGCCCTGTTGCCGCGTCTGGCCGACGGCACGTTCCCCGCGCTGTGCCTGCGCCTGCGCTACCCCTGACGGGCGGGGGACACACCGGTTGCCTGACACCACGCCCGCCGGCGGTCGCTAGCCTTCGGCCGCGTTTCACCGGGGGCGGTGAACTTCCCGGGGTAGCGGGACGTGTGGGGTAGGAACGGGATCAAGCCGCGGCGAGGGAGCAAGAGTGTTCAGCATTACGGTCCGGGACCACATGATGGTCGCCCACAGCTTCCGGGGCGCCGTGTTCGGTCCGGCACAGCGCCTGCACGGCGCGACCTTCGTGGTGGACGCGACGTTCCGTCGTCCGGTGCTCGACAGCGACGGCATCGTGGTCGACATCGGGCTGGCCACCCAGCAGCTCGGCGAGGTGCTCGCCGAGCTGAACTACCGCAACCTCGACGACGAGCCGGCCTTCGAGGGCGCGAACACCTCCACGGAGTTCCTGGCCCGGGTGGTCGCCGACCGCCTCGCCGAGCGGCTGGACGCGGGCGCGCTCGGCGACAACGCGCGCGGGATCACCACGATCGTGGTGACCCTGCACGAGTCGCACGTCGCGTGGGCGAGCTACGAGCGGTCCCTGTGACGGCTCCCGTGATCGCGCCCCCGGTGCACGTGGTCGTCCCCGCGGACATCGACGACCCCGCACGGCCCAGCGGGGGCAATGCCTACGACCGGCGCGTCTGCCGGGCACTCCCGGCCGCGGGCCGTGGCGTTCGGGAGATCGCCGCCGCCGGGACGTGGCCCGAACCGGACGACGCCGCGCGCGCCGAGCTCCACCGCCTGCTGACGGCCGTCCCGGACGGCTCCGACGTGCTGCTCGACGGGCTCGTCGCCTGCGCCGTGCCCGACGTGCTCGCGCCGCACGCACGCCGCCTGCGGCTGGTCGTGCTCGTCCACCTCCCGCTCGGCGACGAGGTGGGGCTCCCCCCGGCCGTCGCCGTCGACCGCACCGCCCGTGAGCGCGCCACCCTCCACCTCGCCGCCGCCGTGGTGGCCACCAGCTCGTGGGCGGCGCGCCGGCTCGTCGAGGTGCACGGTCTCGCGGCCGACCGGATCCACGTCGTGCCGCCCGGTGTGGAGCCCGCCCCGCTCGTGAGCGCCGACGAGGACGGCACCCGGCTGCTGTGCGTCGGTTCGATCACGCCGACGAAGGGGCAGGACCTGCTCGTCGAGGCGCTCGCCCGGATCACCGACCGCCCGTGGACGTGCCGGCTGGTCGGCCCGCTCGTCCGCGACCCCGCGCACGTGGCGGCCGTTCGCGAGCTCGTCGAGCGGCACCGGCTGCGCGACCGCGTGGAGATCGCAGGCCCGCGCACCGGCCCGGCGCTCGACGCGGTGTACGCCGCGGCCGACCTGCTGGTGCTGCCGTCGCGCGCCGAGTCGTACGGCATGGTCGTGACGGAGGCGCTCGCCAGGGGGATCCCGGTGCTCGCGGCCGCCGTCGACGGCGTCCCGGAGACCCTCGGCCGCACGCCCGACGGCGCGCTACCCGGCCTCCTCGTGCCGCCGGCCGATGTCGATGCGCTGGCCGCCGCCCTGCATCGCTGGCTCGACGAGCCGCGGCTGCGAGAGTCCGCGCGTGCGGCGGCCCGGCAGCGGCGCGATGCCCTCACCGACTGGGAGGTGACCGCGCGGTGCTTGGCCGGCGCGTTGACGTGAGCGTGCCGGGGGCTCCGGTCACCCCGGACTGGTTGGCGTTGCGCGAGCCCGCCGACGCCGCCGCCCGGGCCACCGAGCTCGCCGACCGCCTGTACGGGTGGCTGCCGAGCAGGTCCGATGGCCCGCTCGTGGTGCGCGACCTCGGCTGCGGCACCGGTTCGATGGGCCGCTGGCTCGCCGGACGGCTGCCCGGGCCGCAGCACTGGCTGCTGCACGACCGTGACCCGGCCCTCGTCGACCGGGCCCTGGCGGGCATGCCGGCCGGCGTCACCGCCGAGCCGCGGGTCGGCGACCTCACCGCACTCGACGCCGCGCAGCTCGCCGGCACGTCCGTGGTCACGGCGTCGGCACTGCTGGACCTGCTCACCGCCGACGAGGTGGAACGCCTCGCCGCGGCGTGCGCGGCCGCCGGCTGCGCAGCGCTGCTGGCCCTCTCGGTCACCGGCAGCGTGCTGCTCACGCCCGTCGACCCGCTCGACGCCGCCTTCGCCGCCGCCTTCGACGCCCACCAGCGGCGCACGGTGGACGGGCGACGGCTGCTCGGCCCGGACGCCGCGCCCGCGGCCGCGGCGGCGTTCGGCCGGCACGGCGTGGCCGTGGTACGGGCGTCGAGCCCGTGGCGCCTCGGCCCCGGCGACGGCAGGCTGATCGAGCAGTGGCTGCGCGGCTGGATCGCCGCCGCGTGCGAACACCGCCCGGGGCTCGTCCCGGAGGCGGAGGCCTACCTGGCCAGGAGGCTCGCGGCGTCCGCCCGCGGTGACCTGCGAGTCGTCGTGGGGCACGCTGATCTGCTCGCGCTGCCGGAGATCCGGTCGTGACGCCCGCGCAGGTGGCGCGGCCGCTGGCCGTCGCCGCGCTCGTCGGTGCGCTCGTGTGGTGGTCGGGACCGCAGGCCGTCCTCGACGCGCTCGCCGCGCTGCAGGCAGGCCCGGTGCTGGCTGCTCTCGGACTCGGAGTCGTCACCACGGTGTGCAGCGCGTGGCGCTGGTGCCTCGTGGCGCGCGGCCTGGGCATGCGGCTCTCGCTCCCCACGGCGGTCGCCGACTGCTACCAGGCCCTCTTCCTCAACGCCGTTCTACCCGCGGGAATGCTCGGTGACCTGCACCGGGCCGTCGGGCACGGCAGGCGCAACGGTGACATCGGCCGCGGTGTGCGCGCGGTCGTCCTCGAACGGCTGGTGGGACTGGTCGTGCTGGTGGGTGTCGCCGCGGTGGTGCTGGCGGCGGAGCCCGCACTGCTCGGTGTGCTCGGAGGGCTCGTGCCCGGAGCCGGGTGGATCGGGATCGCCGTCCTGGTCGCGTTGCCGGTGCTCGGCTGGCTGCTGCGCGGGCGCCTGCGTCCCATGACCGCCGACGTGCGGGCGGTGCTTGGCTCCGGCGCGGGGCCGGGGATCCTGGGGCTCTCCGTGGCGACGCTCGCCGGCTACCTCGCCACGTTCGTGGTGGCCGCCCGCGCCGTCGGCGCGACCGCGCCCGTCACCGAGCTGCTCCCGCTGCTGGTGCTCGCGCTCCTGGTGATGGCACTGCCGCTCAACGTCGGCGGCTGGGGGCCCCGCGAGGCCGTCGCCGCCGTCGGGTTCGGGGCGGTGGGGCTCGGGGCGGCGCAGGGCTTCGCCGCCGCCGTCGCCTACGGCGTGCTCTGCATGGTGGCCTGCCTGCCGGGCGGGGCCGTGCTCCTGCTGCGCCTGACGAACACCCGCCTCACGAACACCCGTCTCACAGGTGTCCGGCGAACGACCGCACGAGGCTCGCGAGCACCGCGCGTCCCTTCTCCGCGGATGCCAGTGACGGCCGGCCCACCACTCCCGACTCCGTGTACGCCTGCATCCCCCGGGTCAGCAGGTACCGGCGATCGTCTGCCAGGTGGTCGACTCGCTCGTACCCCGGCCTGACGAGATCCGGAAGCGCATGCAGGAGTATCGAGGTCTCCAGCTCGCCGGCGTGCATGTCGGACAGGCCCGTGGTGGTCAGACCGGCCTCGGCGCGGGCGTCGTCCCAGTCCGGCTCGGTGGGGAAGAGGGCCATCCGCAGCGTGCCGAGGCTGGCCTCCTGCACCACGTTGCCGAGCACGTAGTTGCCGCCGTGCCCGTTCACGAGCACCAGCGTGCTCGCACCCGCGTGCTGGACCGACGCCGCCACGTCGCGCACGATCGCGGCCAGCGTGGTTGCCGAGATGCTGACCGTGCCCGGCCATGCCGCATGCTCGTGCGAACAGGAGATGGTGATCGGTGGCAGCCTGGAAACGGGGTACACGGTCGCGAGCTCGGCCGCGATCGTGCTGGCGACGAGGGTGTCCGTCGTGAGCGGCAGGTAGGGGCCGTGCTGCTCGAAGCTGCCGATGGGCAGCAGCGTGACGGCCGTGCCGCGGTCGCGCGCGTCGAGCGTTGTGTCGGCCGGGAGGAGATCCATCGCGATGGACCTTCTCACGGTTCGCGAGAGGGGACGAGAGGGGCAGCTCATGCAGGACACGCGAAACGGTGAACTGGCCGAGGTCGCGGAGTCGGATCTCGTGACGAGGCGAGGCCCGTTCCGCGCCGTCGCCTTCCGGGACCCCTACGACGGGAACGAGCACCTCGCACTCGTCCGCGGCGAACCGCGCGGGCAGAAGGACGTGCTGGTCCGGGTGCACTCGGAGTGCCTCACCGGCGACGTGTTCGGCGCGCTGCGGTGCGAGTGCGGGGCGCAGCT
This window harbors:
- a CDS encoding methyltransferase domain-containing protein: MTAARLVARCVRGIEEVLADEVRGFGTVQAVGHREVRFTARPGPAVLGIATADDVFVIAGETGGIGRARADLHRLTSAVATADLDRVLRVRDRCGGLPGGGTLDVSASVLGRRAFNRYDLEDAAGEVLARRLGLPYRSRRSGARPPAQGLSWRVTVVDDRATVALRIPARPLHRRPYKAASVPGTLHPPLAAAMLRVAEVGAGDVLLDPCCGAGTLPIEAAGIGARAFGSDADPAAVAASVANGRGAAVAWSVADAGALPLRDGTVDRVVVNPPWARQVGPRGRLAVDPARLWREVTRVLAPGGRIVTLLPDPRPPAGLVAERTIPVSLFGAHPVVTVLRPG
- a CDS encoding spermidine synthase, whose product is MAGRRGSGRDGIRAQVASGTAELRPDPDRRRGWTLLLDGTPQSHVDLDDPTHLEFDYVRRLGHLVDLAARPRSPLRVLHLGGGAFTLARYVAATRPRSAQQVVELDGALVELVRRELPLDRSWRVRTRTGDARDVVGRLRDGAFDLVVLDVFAGARTPAHLASAEFLQAVVEVMAPAATYAANLTDGGALAFARGQVATLQSVFPHTCLVADPAVLRGRRFGNLILVGGRIPLPVDLLTARAAGDRSPARLLHGPELDRFRAGARPVHDATAAASPLPPDGTFAPG
- a CDS encoding dihydrofolate reductase family protein; its protein translation is MSRRVVTWVSISMDGFTSGPGGPAQDTWLYEHAMQDQTGEYFEGVWRGASIALLGRTNYEGFHSVWPGITSDPATDPRTRDLGRWLDSVEKVVVSRTLQDAPWENSRIARDLEAEVKRLKDEPGRDILVINSASVIQALLRADLVDDVRFAVVPVIVGGGLRLFPEGLPASRWTLAGAATLAHGAVGLHYRRA
- a CDS encoding MDR family MFS transporter, whose protein sequence is MTGPGTGHPDAESTEPQTTPAAGASLVIWLLVGSAFVMILNETIMSVALPALIADLDITVSTAQWLTSGFLLTMAVVIPITGFLLQRFPPRRVYLTSMLLFSTGTVVSALAPGFPVLLAGRIVQAAGTAVMVPLLMTTVLRLVPAERRGATMGTITIVIAVAPAVGPTLSGVILSTLGWRFMFWVVLPIALVALAAGARWLHVAAEVRPVPLDLSSVALSAIGFGGLVFGLTGVGESARGHVLVTPWIPTVVGLVALAVFVARQLRLQGDGNALLDLRPFGHRPFVLAMVLVVLSMMALFGVLILLPLYLQDVLHVSAFVTGLAVLPGGLAMGLLGPVVGRLYDRLGPRRLVIPGAVVLTCALWAFTTLRDGSPLWTIIAFHVVLVLGISLMLTPLMTDALGRLPGHLDSHGSAIMATLQQVAGAAGTALFITVMAVASAGETMGTDVSGARAAFMVAAIISTVALPLTFLVGGRKEAAV
- a CDS encoding NAD(P)-dependent oxidoreductase yields the protein MTENVTVIGLGSMGKALAGAFLQAGHRTTVWNRTPEKAGPLVARGAVLAPTVHVAVAASPLVITCLTGFDETRGALEPAAGALAGSTLVTLNSGAPAQARETAEWATGHGARFLGGAIKNVPSAVGAPDTLLYYGGDRAAFAEHESTLRVLGGDTLHLGDDADLAALYEMAVGATLLPALVGFFQGAAAVRTRGLAASTLVPFTVKWLEMIGSLLPTFAREIDTGDYTDAQSSVGLFLAGEEWDLEFGRETGVDVSWAAPLYELVRRAADAGHADHSISALTEVLRR
- a CDS encoding winged helix-turn-helix transcriptional regulator; amino-acid sequence: MGGKWKGLILFALQDGPVRFGELRRAVPGISERMLILQLREMEASGLVHREVYHQVPPKVEYSLTDFGHSLNTAMAPLGEWGEEHMERIEALP
- a CDS encoding CDP-alcohol phosphatidyltransferase family protein, whose translation is MKGGPEQAAAASAQLLILAGLAAAFGLGPLGVLVGVVYAAGLLGLLSAAMHRAGRSVLGPADIVTLARALLVGGVTAIVAESLLTGWTARAALVALASVALALDAVDGKVARRTGTVSPVGARFDMEVDAFLVLVLSVHVAGIVGPWALAIGGMRYAFVGAGRLLPWLRGPVPPSYVAKTVAAVQGVVLVVAASQLLPDPVTVGLVAVALALLVWSFGRSVRLLWQAERAPSVI
- a CDS encoding zinc-dependent alcohol dehydrogenase, translated to MGHTARAFWLRAPGEGEIRAVELPEPGPADVVVRTLYSGVSRGTETLVFRGGVPQSQHIAMRAPFQEGEFPAPVKYGYLAVGLVEHGPPDLVGKSVFCLYPHQTRFVVPASAVTPVPEGVPPARAVLAGTVETAVNALWDAAPLVGDRIAVIGGGMVGCSVAALLAGLPGARVELVDADPARAAVAAELGVGFATPEAAAGDCDVVVHASATEAGLARSLELLAAEGELVEVSWYGDQRVGVPLGEAFHSKRLTIRSSQVGTVSPRRARRGYAGRMAVAMRLLADPRFDALVTAEHPFDELPALLPRLADGTFPALCLRLRYP
- a CDS encoding 6-pyruvoyl trahydropterin synthase family protein, which translates into the protein MFSITVRDHMMVAHSFRGAVFGPAQRLHGATFVVDATFRRPVLDSDGIVVDIGLATQQLGEVLAELNYRNLDDEPAFEGANTSTEFLARVVADRLAERLDAGALGDNARGITTIVVTLHESHVAWASYERSL
- a CDS encoding glycosyltransferase family 4 protein; this encodes MTAPVIAPPVHVVVPADIDDPARPSGGNAYDRRVCRALPAAGRGVREIAAAGTWPEPDDAARAELHRLLTAVPDGSDVLLDGLVACAVPDVLAPHARRLRLVVLVHLPLGDEVGLPPAVAVDRTARERATLHLAAAVVATSSWAARRLVEVHGLAADRIHVVPPGVEPAPLVSADEDGTRLLCVGSITPTKGQDLLVEALARITDRPWTCRLVGPLVRDPAHVAAVRELVERHRLRDRVEIAGPRTGPALDAVYAAADLLVLPSRAESYGMVVTEALARGIPVLAAAVDGVPETLGRTPDGALPGLLVPPADVDALAAALHRWLDEPRLRESARAAARQRRDALTDWEVTARCLAGALT
- a CDS encoding class I SAM-dependent methyltransferase — protein: MSVPGAPVTPDWLALREPADAAARATELADRLYGWLPSRSDGPLVVRDLGCGTGSMGRWLAGRLPGPQHWLLHDRDPALVDRALAGMPAGVTAEPRVGDLTALDAAQLAGTSVVTASALLDLLTADEVERLAAACAAAGCAALLALSVTGSVLLTPVDPLDAAFAAAFDAHQRRTVDGRRLLGPDAAPAAAAAFGRHGVAVVRASSPWRLGPGDGRLIEQWLRGWIAAACEHRPGLVPEAEAYLARRLAASARGDLRVVVGHADLLALPEIRS